A genomic stretch from Ferrimicrobium sp. includes:
- a CDS encoding type II secretion system GspH family protein: MSQIYRKLTKSDESGFTLIELMVVILIMGILAAIAIPTFLGARTSAQNKAAETDLRNLLTSESVAYTNNQTYVDAANLAPLDPAYTNDLTGTTPKITVTTSPSSATIPYVCLSEQSASGHYFGIADVATGTGAGTYYYSGTSAPGCTLDTTNGGMTGYNSSAAAANW, translated from the coding sequence TTGACAAAGAGTGATGAGTCCGGGTTTACCCTCATCGAGTTAATGGTCGTGATCTTGATCATGGGCATTCTCGCGGCGATCGCGATCCCAACGTTTCTGGGTGCCCGGACGTCCGCGCAAAACAAGGCCGCAGAGACTGACCTGCGCAACCTCTTGACATCAGAGTCTGTCGCCTACACCAACAATCAGACGTATGTCGATGCAGCGAACTTAGCACCCCTTGATCCTGCCTATACCAATGATCTTACGGGGACAACGCCGAAGATCACGGTGACAACGAGCCCATCGAGTGCTACGATACCATACGTGTGTTTGTCAGAGCAGTCTGCATCGGGTCACTACTTTGGTATCGCTGATGTGGCCACTGGAACGGGGGCCGGAACCTACTATTACAGCGGCACCAGCGCCCCTGGTTGCACGCTCGATACCACGAATGGTGGTATGACCGGTTACAACTCCTCGGCAGCTGCCGCCAACTGGTAG